One region of Thunnus thynnus chromosome 14, fThuThy2.1, whole genome shotgun sequence genomic DNA includes:
- the foxn2a gene encoding forkhead box protein N2, with the protein MGPIIGMSPDKKTEIPGMQEERTGLRGVCGVGTLPEAECASSPLATSVDRTGGNEDEELTNLNWLHENLLQNFTLGGPEAQPSGSPLFDIEGDYGANQGASSSSSSSSHGRGRERDSLKSKPPFSFSLLIYMAIEQSPSKSLPVKEIYGWILEHFPYFSNAPTGWKNSVRHNLSLNKCFRKVERSLGKANGKGSLWCVDPEYRPNLIQALKKQHFPAAHAFCTPPASPPSASSPPRHLFLQGCSFKESDIDAATAMMLLNSAPGHHVDPCNSDSPLDLSRPDSVLVSSDPKQDHNYSSVALQRCSSRSSSSSLSSLDEGGCDRRQSRRAGSEGFHSDEDSDLWDERGVHQTSRRPPAIKWPAGKRARREAKPELDEELKEAAGSLLHLAGIRSCTEGSKRTVKSTKLNRK; encoded by the exons ATGGGTCCAATCATTGGGATGTCACCAGATAAGAAAACGGAAATTCCGGGTATGCAAGAGGAGCGGACAGGGCTCAGAGGTGTTTGTGGTGTGGGAACACTGCCCGAGGCGGAGTGCGCGTCCAGTCCGCTGGCGACCAGCGTGGATCGGACTGGAGGTAACGAGGATGAGGAGCTCACCAACCTCAACTGGCTCCATGAGAACCTGCTTCAGAACTTCACTCTGGGCGGCCCTGAAGCTCAGCCCAGTGGCAGCCCCCTCTTCGACATCGAGGGAGACTACGGGGCCAACCAGGGCGCgtcatcatcctcctcatcttcttcaCACGGCAGAGGCAGGGAGCGGGACTCGTTGAAGTCTAAGCCCCCTTTCTCGTTTTCCCTCCTCATCTACATGGCCATTGAGCAGTCTCCCAGCAAGTCTTTGCCTGTCAAGGAAATCTACGGCTGGATTCTTGAGCACTTCCCTTATTTCTCCAATGCTCCCACTGGCTGGAAGAACTCAGTGCGTCACAACCTGTCCCTGAACAAATGCTTCCGCAAGGTGGAGAGGAGTTTAGGAAAG GCCAATGGAAAAGGTTCTCTCTGGTGTGTCGACCCCGAGTACCGCCCCAACCTGATCCAAGCCCTTAAAAAGCAGCACTTCCCTGCCGCACATGCCTTCTGCACACCACCCGCCTCCCCACCCAG TGCCTCCTCACCCCCACGCCATCTCTTTCTACAAGGCTGCTCATTTAaag AGTCTGACATTGATGCTGCCACTGCCATGATGCTCTTAAACTCTGCCCCCGGGCACCACGTTGACCCAT GCAATTCTGATAGCCCACTGGACCTCTCCAGACCCGACTCTGTCCTGGTGAGCAGCGATCCAAAGCAGGACCACAACTACAGCAGTGTAGCCCTGCAGCGCTGCTCCTCCcgttcctcctcctcgtccctGTCCTCCCTCGACGAAGGAGGCTGCGACCGCAGGCAGTCCCGCCGCGCCGGCAGCGAGGGCTTCCACAGCGACGAGGACTCCGACCTCTGGGACGAGAGGGGCGTCCACCAAACTTCGCGGCGTCCGCCCGCCATCAAGTGGCCCGCCGGCAAGAGGGCACGACGTGAGGCCAAGCCGGAGCTGGATGAGGAGCTGAAGGAAGCGGCCGGCTCCTTGCTGCACCTCGCTGGTATACGCAGCTGCACGGAGGGCTCCAAACGCACTGTCAAGAGCACAAAACTTAACAGGAAAtga